The Chlorocebus sabaeus isolate Y175 chromosome 1, mChlSab1.0.hap1, whole genome shotgun sequence genome includes a region encoding these proteins:
- the PTPN5 gene encoding tyrosine-protein phosphatase non-receptor type 5 produces the protein MNYEGARSERENHAADDSEGGALDMCCSERLPGLPQPIVMEALDEAEGLQDSRREMPPPPPPSPPSDPAQKPPPRGAGSHSLTVRSSLCLFAASQFLLACGVLWFSGYGHVWAQNATNLVSSLLTLLKQLGPTAWLDSGTWGVPSLLLVSLSMGLVLVTTLVWHLLRTPPEPPTPLPPEDRRQSVSRQPSFTYSEWMEEKVEDDFLDLDPVPETPVFDCVMDIKPEADPASLTVKSMGLQERRGSNVSLTLDMCTPGCNEEGFGYLMSPREESAREYLLSASRVLQAEELHEKALDPFLLQAEFFEIPMNFVDPKEYNIPGLVRKNRYKTILPNPHSRVCLTSPDPDDPLSSYINANYIRGYGGEEKVYIATQGPIVSTVADFWRMVWQEHTPIIVMITNIEEMNEKCTEYWPEEQVVYDDVEITVRKVIHTEDYRLRLISLKSGTEERGLKHYWFTSWPDQKTPDRAPPLLHLVREVEEATQQEGPHCAPIIVHCSAGIGRTGCFIATSICCQQLRQEGVVDILKTTCQLRQDRGGMIQTCEQYQFVHHVMSLYEKQLSHQYPE, from the exons gagtgagagagagaaccACGCTGCTGATGACTCCGAGGGAGGAGCCCTGGACATGTGCTGCAGTGAGAGGCTACCGG GTCTCCCCCAGCCGATAGTGATGGAGGCCCTGGACGAGGCCGAAGGGCTCCAGGACTCACGGAGAGAGATGCCGCCACCCCCTCCTCCCTCGCCGCCCTCAGATCCAGCTCAGAAGCCACCGCCTCGAGGTGCCGGGAGCCACTCCCTCACTGTCAGGAGCAGCCTGTGCCTGTTTGCTGCCTCACAGTTCCTG CTTGCCTGCGGGGTGCTCTGGTTCAGCGGCTATGGCCACGTCTGGGCACAGAACGCCACAAACCTCGTCTCCTCTTTGCTGACGCTCCTGAAACAGCTGGGACCCACG GCCTGGCTTGACTCTGGGACCTGGGGAGTCCCCAGTCTGCTGCTGGTCTCTCTGTCCATGGGCCTGGTCCTCGTTACCACGCTG GTGTGGCACCTCCTGAGGACACCCCCAGAGCCACCCACCCCACTGCCCCCTGAGGACAGGCGCCAGTCAGTGAGCCGCCAGCCCTCCTTCACCTACTCTGAGTGGATGGAGGAGAAAGTTGAAGATGACTTCCTGGACCTGGACCCGGTGCCCGAGACTCCTGTGTTTGATTGTGTGATGGACATCAAGCCTGAGGCCGACCCCGCCTCGCTCACCGTCAAGTCCATGGGTCTGCAGGAGAG GAGAGGCTCCAATGTCTCACTGACCCTGGACATGTGCACTCCGGGCTGCAACGAGGAGGGCTTTGGCTACCTCATGTCCCCACGTGAGGAGTCCGCCCGCGAGTACCTGCTCAGCGCCTCCCGTGTCCTCCAAGCAGAAGAGCTTCACGAAAAGGCCCTGGACCCTTTCCTGCTGCAGGCGGAATTCTTT GAAATCCCCATGAACTTCGTGGATCCCAAAGAGTACAACATCCCTGGGCTGGTGCGGAAGAACCGGTACAAAACCATACTTCCCA ACCCTCACAGCAGAGTGTGTCTGACCTCACCAGACCCTGACGACCCCCTGAGTTCCTACATCAATGCCAACTACATCCGG GGCTACGGTGGGGAGGAGAAGGTGTACATCGCCACTCAGGGACCCATCGTCAGCACGGTCGCCGACTTCTGGCGCATGGTGTGGCAGGAGCACACGCCCATCATTGTCATGATCACCAACATCGAGGAGATGAACGAG AAATGCACCGAGTATTGGCCAGAGGAGCAGGTGGTGTACGACGATGTTGAGATCACTGTGCGGAAAGTCATTCACACGGAGGATTACCGGCTGCGACTCATCTCCCTCAAG AGTGGGACTGAGGAGCGAGGCCTGAAGCATTACTGGTTCACATCCTGGCCCGACCAGAAGACCCCAGACCGGGCCCCCCCACTCCTGCACCTGGTGcgggaggtggaggaggcaaCCCAGCAGGAGGGGCCCCACTGTGCCCCCATCATCGTCCACTGCAG TGCAGGGATTGGGAGGACCGGCTGCTTCATTGCCACCAGCATCTGCTGCCAGCAGCTGCGGCAGGAGGGTGTGGTGGACATCCTGAAGACCACGTGCCAGCTCCGTCAGGACAG GGGCGGCATGATCCAGACATGCGAGCAGTACCAGTTTGTGCACCACGTCATGAGCCTCTACGAAAAGCAGCTGTCCCACCAGTACCCCGAATGA